GATGTCGTGCCGTTCTTCCAGCTCGCACAGGCGGCCGCATACGAGGGCGACCTGGCGGGCTACAACGCCTTCGCCAAAGAGAAGAAGGCGCTGGATTTACGGGTGATGCCGAGGGCAACCTGGAGTTACCCCGAGGTAGCCGGCGTCGGAATCACCGAAGAAGAAGCAAAGGAGAGCAATCTCTCCTATATCGTCCAGAAGTTTCCGTTTGCCGGACTCGCCAGGGCGCTGGCCGACGGCGAGCGCAAGGGTTTTATTAAGGTGATAGCCGATGCGGATTCCGAGGAAGTACTGGGGTGCCACATAATCGGCAGCCACGCCGACGAGATGATACACCAAGCCGCTCAAGCGATGCAGACAAGGGCGCGTATCGGTGAGCTTGCGAAGACGATACACTGCGAGCTTACGATGTCGGAGGGTTTCGGCGATGCCTTCATCGACCTTGACGATGCGCTCAATGAATACAGGGCGAAAAGAAAGACCGCCTAGAAAGACAGACAGCGCGGCGACCGACATGGGTCGCCGCGCTGTCATCGACCATACCCTACTGCTTTTCCAGACGGATTTTAAACGAACCCGGATTCTCCAGGATGTTGATGTTTGGCTCGCCCCGCTCCATGAGCACCTCAAAGCTCAACCGGGTTCCGCCGACGCGAACACCGGCTAGAAATACCCGGTAAATATCGGCGGGAAGTCTCGGGTTGAGGGTAAGAACCTTCTCCTCAGCGTTTGCGTCCATACCGAGCATAGCCGTGAGCATGAGCATCGGCGCGCCGGCGGCCCAAGCCTGCGGACTGCCGGCTGCGGGATAGTCGATAGGTACCCGCGAGCTGCTGCGCTCGAATCCGCAGAAAAGCTCCGGCAGCCGCTGGAACGAGAAGTACTGGCCGGCATCGAGGACTGCGTCGATGACGCGGAGCGCTTCGGCGTGATATCCGTAAGCGATGAGCCCTTTCATGATGAACGCGTTGTCATGGGGCCAAATGCTGCCGTTGTGGTAACTCATGGCATTATAAGCCGCCATCTTCGAACTCATCGTGCGAATCCCCCAGCCTGAGAACATGTCGGGCTCGAATAGGCGCTCGCGGACGATGTCGGCCTTATCGCGGTCGACGATGCCCGTCCACAGGAGTTGCCCGGCGTTCGAAGTTATCGAGTCGACATGCACTTTGTCTTTATCGAGCGCCTCGGCAAAGAAGCCCGGCTCGTCCATCCAAAAATCCTTATTGAAAGAGGTTTTAAGCGCAAGCGCGCTCGCTCGCAGTCTCTTAGCCTCGGCCGTCTCGTCTAACACGTCCATAAGCTCGGCCGCGGCCAATTTGGCCATATAAGCATATCCTTGCACCTCGCATAGCGCTATCGGCGCTTCGGCGAACCTGCCGTCGGCGAATCGCACCGAATCCCACGAATCTTTCCAGCCCTGGTTTTCGAGGCCGGTCCCTTGTGACCGGACGTATTCGACATAGCCGTCATTGTCCTTGTCGCCGTACGCTTCTATCCACTCTGTCGCCCTGATGAGATTGCCTTTGAGTTCCTCGACAATCCCCTTGTCGGCGGTCCACTTATAGAGTTCATTGAGGAGGATTATATAGAGCATGGTGCCGTCCACGGAACCGTAGTAGACGCTGTGGTCGGTGTCGCCCGCCGGCGTCACGCCGCTCCATCGTATCTCATGAAGTATCTTCCCCGGCTCTTCTTCGATTAGTGGATTGACCTCCGCGCCCTGATATATCGCCAGGCTTCTCAAGACCCCATACGCCAGGTCCGGCAAGTACGGCAGCGTTTGATACGCCGCGATGATGCCGTCCCGGCCAAAACACGTAGCGTACCAGGGAATTCCAGCCGCCGGAACGATGCCTACTTTATTCATGCGCGGCCCTTTGAGCCGGAGCGCCGCCATATCGAATATGCTCTGGTCGTAGGCGTGCTGAAGGGCATCGTAATCGGAGAATAGCTTTGGCGCATGTCTAATCCAATCCACCCGATATTCCGGGGCGGGGCCGGCGACCGATTCGAACGAACCACAACCGCGCTTTGGTTTTGCCGGCTCCCCGGCAAGGAGCGTCATGAAATCGATGCAAAGCCGACGGCTCTGTTGCGGCTCTAGCGCTACGCTTAGAGAGGCCGTTTTGTAGTCGAAATCGGGCTTCTCGCTAAAGATAATTCGCGTTTCGAAGTAACCATTACGCGTGTCATGGATAAAGCTTAGACTTGCCTCCTCCCGGTCCGACATAACCACATACGCCTTCTCGTCCGGCTTCTTGCCCGACTTAACTTCGAAGATGTGGGCAAAATCCGCGGCAAAGTCAAAGAGCAGCTTCAAACTAACGGGCTCCATGCCGTAGTTTACGATAACGATTTCTTCGTGTAGGCCGTCGCCGATAAAACGCTTTCGGGCGATGCTTACGGTATTTGGTTCAATATGGTCTAACTTGGGAAGTTGCAGGTAGTGAACTGCGGAATAGTAGTCGACTTGCCTGCCGGTCATCACGAGCGGCTTGTGACCGTTTATCGACAAGTCATAGTAATTCAAGAAGCGATAATCCTCGTGATAGAGGCCGTCTTCGCTGTCGGCCACGATGTTCCCCAGCTCGTCGGAGATGAGAAACGACATTCCTTCGCTGATTGTGACATTCATAGACACCTCGCTATAGCTGCCGGGTCTTAAATGAACCAGTTATAGTCTTTAATGCCCACGTTTTCGATGATTAAACGGTGAGAGCTTGCGGGTGTGCGATGAGGTATGTCTGAGGTGCGTTAGCTATCGGCACTTATTAGTTGTAACGGCAAAAAGTTGGCGATTGCCTTAAAAGCTTCGTCTAAACTTAGAAGTGGCAGGTCATGCTTTATACAAACTGCGGCAATCAGGGCGTCGATTGTTCCGATCTGAATTCCCTGTTTCTTGCAAGTATTCCTCAGTCTAGCCGCTTCGATAAAATCATTTTCATAGAGATCTATTATTGGAAAGGCGGCTAAATGATCAATAAGCTGATTGAACAGTTTTATGCTGGTCACTCCTGAGAGAATCTCTTGCAGAATAATTCCAATAACGAAAACCTGCTCACCGCTCTCGATGTATTCCGTAAGAAGTTTTACCGCCTGAGACTCAACATCATGCTTGCGTCTTAATGCAAGCGACCATACAGACGTATCTACGAGAACCCTCATCGAGAATTTCTTTCTTATAATCGTGATTATCTTCGTAATCTACCTTGCCGAATAATGAGACAATCTCTTTCTGCTTTCTGCGCTGGATATACTCGACTAACGCTTCGTTCACCGTATCTTTCTTAGTCTTCTTCCCGCCAAGCTTCTGAGCTTCTTCTAACAATGTCTGATCGATTGCAAGATTGTGTTACGGGCCACGCTTTTTGTCCGTCCTCCGGCCAGAATCTTTGCCGTCGTTCGGCGTAATGATTCGATTCAATAGACCCATCCAAAATCTCCTT
This window of the Actinomycetota bacterium genome carries:
- a CDS encoding type II toxin-antitoxin system VapB family antitoxin, with the protein product MDQTLLEEAQKLGGKKTKKDTVNEALVEYIQRRKQKEIVSLFGKVDYEDNHDYKKEILDEGSRRYVCMVACIKTQA
- a CDS encoding amylo-alpha-1,6-glucosidase codes for the protein MNVTISEGMSFLISDELGNIVADSEDGLYHEDYRFLNYYDLSINGHKPLVMTGRQVDYYSAVHYLQLPKLDHIEPNTVSIARKRFIGDGLHEEIVIVNYGMEPVSLKLLFDFAADFAHIFEVKSGKKPDEKAYVVMSDREEASLSFIHDTRNGYFETRIIFSEKPDFDYKTASLSVALEPQQSRRLCIDFMTLLAGEPAKPKRGCGSFESVAGPAPEYRVDWIRHAPKLFSDYDALQHAYDQSIFDMAALRLKGPRMNKVGIVPAAGIPWYATCFGRDGIIAAYQTLPYLPDLAYGVLRSLAIYQGAEVNPLIEEEPGKILHEIRWSGVTPAGDTDHSVYYGSVDGTMLYIILLNELYKWTADKGIVEELKGNLIRATEWIEAYGDKDNDGYVEYVRSQGTGLENQGWKDSWDSVRFADGRFAEAPIALCEVQGYAYMAKLAAAELMDVLDETAEAKRLRASALALKTSFNKDFWMDEPGFFAEALDKDKVHVDSITSNAGQLLWTGIVDRDKADIVRERLFEPDMFSGWGIRTMSSKMAAYNAMSYHNGSIWPHDNAFIMKGLIAYGYHAEALRVIDAVLDAGQYFSFQRLPELFCGFERSSSRVPIDYPAAGSPQAWAAGAPMLMLTAMLGMDANAEEKVLTLNPRLPADIYRVFLAGVRVGGTRLSFEVLMERGEPNINILENPGSFKIRLEKQ
- a CDS encoding PIN domain-containing protein — translated: MRVLVDTSVWSLALRRKHDVESQAVKLLTEYIESGEQVFVIGIILQEILSGVTSIKLFNQLIDHLAAFPIIDLYENDFIEAARLRNTCKKQGIQIGTIDALIAAVCIKHDLPLLSLDEAFKAIANFLPLQLISADS